A single region of the Silene latifolia isolate original U9 population chromosome 8, ASM4854445v1, whole genome shotgun sequence genome encodes:
- the LOC141595130 gene encoding uncharacterized protein LOC141595130: MWRVRNELVDIPFKGPRFTWCNNLRGDKRVHERIDRALGPNNWLLLFPNSGIKHYPIQISDHVPIELDLNLTQNNGKKPYEIDAWALQHENCILEVKKVWMGRILGSPAFQLTRKLARAGNQVKSWALDKTQYWRQQWDNFDIELEKGMDLAITEGNDEFYMQTNEKSYDDGDEMRVIDIEDTMCDISRKVENDDADGLRRTFTAKEVRKAVFQIGVLKSPGPDGVPGIFYQKCWFFIKKDVTKAFISILNSGMVLKELNRTFITLVPKLENPERIGDYCPISLCNVFLRIVSKCISNRLAKVMGYLVGDFQNAFIPGRQISDNILFTNEDQNNAASYLREVLDRYCWVSGQVINEEKYGILVSPSTKLESRKELFKGLIDQVMKRISPWNGIFLSPARSLETGFKFNLNIWTIKWVNGECPESRNELLSLESVEFRNTETRDLQNSSGAGEDLSWNEDLLRQLFTEESASRISAMPICGSQMTDKVF; encoded by the exons ATGTGGAGGGTGCGCAATGAGCTTGTGGACATCCCGTTTAAAGGACCAAGGTTCACTTGGTGCAATAATCTTAGAGGAGATAAACGAGTCCATGAAAGGATTGATCGTGCTCTTGGTCCGAAtaattggcttcttttgtttccTAATTCTGGGATAAAACATTATCCAATCCAGATTTCGGACCATGTCCCTATTGAGTTGGACTTGAATCTCACACAGAATAATGGGAAGAAACCGTATGAAATTGATGCCTGGGCTCTGCAGCATGAGAATTGCATTTTGGAGGTTAAGAAGGTATGGATGGGCCGAATACTTGGGTCCCCGGCCTTTCAACTAACGCGGAAACTTGCCCGTGCTGGAAATCAGGTAAAGAGTTGGGCTCTTGATAAGACTCAATACTGGAGACAGCAATGGGATAACTTCGATATTGAGTTGGAGAAGGGGATGGACTTGGCAATTACGGAGGGTAATGATGAATTCTATATGCAAACAAATGAAAAG AGTTATGATGACGGTGATGAGATGAGGGTAATAGATATTGAGGATACGATGTGTGATATTTCAAGGAAAGTTGAAAATGATGATGCAGACGGGCTGAGAAGAACGTTTACAGCTAAAGAAGTGAGAAAGGCAGTCTTTCAGATAGGAGTTCTTAAGTCTCCTGGACCTGATGGAGTTCCAGGGATATTTTATCAGAAGTGCTGGTTCTTCATAAAAAAAGATGTTACAAAAGCTTTTATTTCAATCCTTAACTCCGGCATGGTGCTTAAGGAGCTTAATAGAACCTTTATCACTTTGGTGCCAAAATTAGAGAATCCGGAAAGGATTGGTGACTACTGTCCTATCAGCTTGTGTAATGTGTTTTTGCGGATTGTCTCAAAATGTATTTCCAATCGTCTGGCTAAAGTGATGGGGTATCTTGTGGGAGATTTTCAGAATGCGTTCATTCCGGGAAGGCAGATTTCTGATAATATTTTGTTCACAAATGAG GATCAGAATAATGCTGCTAGTTATTTGAGGGAGGTTCTTGACAGATATTGTTGGGTCTCTGGGCAAGTTATTAATGAAGAGAAATATGGTATTTTAGTTAGCCCAAGTACGAAGCTG GAGTCGAGAAAGGAACTTTTCAAGGGTCTTATTGATCAAGTTATGAAGCGTATATCGCCGTGGAATGGAATTTTTCTGTCACCAGCGCGAAG CTTGGAAACTGGGTTTAAATTCAACTTGAATATCTGGACGATTAAGTGGGTTAATGGGGAGTGTCCGGAATCGAGGAATGAATTACTTTCTTTGGAGTCAGTAGAGTTCCGCAACACTGAGACTAGGGATCTTCAAAACTCATCTGGTGCTGGGGAGGATCTTTCTTGGAATGAAGACCTTCTGAGACAACTTTTCACGGAGGAAAGTGCGAGCAGGATTTCAGCCATGCCTATCTGTGGATCGCAGATGACAGATAAAGTGTTCtag